The genomic window AAGCGCAGCGCCGGGTCGTCGCGCAGCGTGCGGGCGACCCGCACCAGGTGCTCGCGGGCGATGTGGAAGGTCAGCTCGCCGCGGTCCACGACGGTCTTCTCGATCGCCTCGGCCGGCGGCAGGCCCTGCTCGTCGAGGGCGCCCTCCAGCTCGTCGGCGATCTCGTCGAAGACGCCGTCCCGGCCGCCGTACGGCCGTGAACTGGCCCCGGGCAGCCGGACGGTACGCACCAGGCCGCCGTAACCGGAGGTGTCGCCGCCGTTGTTCGCGCCGAACATGCCCTTGCGGACGCCGATGACCTCGCCGGGGTCCTGCTCGCGCGGCGCCGGGACGCCGCCGGCCGTGGAGTCGCTCATCGCAGCAGCCCCTTCATCTCGATCGTGGGGAGCGCCTTGCGCGCGGCTTCCTCCGCCTCGCGGGCGGCCTCCTCGCGGTTCACGCCGAGCTTGCCGCCCTGGATCTTCTCGTGCAGCTTGAGGATCGCGTCGAGCAGCATCTCGGGGCGCGGCGGGCAGCCGGGCAGGTAGATGTCGACCGGCACGATGTGGTCGACGCCCTGCACGATCGCGTAGTTGTTGAACATCCCGCCGCTGGACGCGCAGACGCCCATCGAGATGACCCACTTGGGGTTCGGCATCTGGTCGTAGACCTGCCGCAGCACCGGCGCCATCTTCTGGCTCACCCGGCCCGCGACGATCATCAGGTCGGCCTGCCG from Streptomyces sp. NBC_01198 includes these protein-coding regions:
- a CDS encoding NuoB/complex I 20 kDa subunit family protein, yielding MGIEEKLPSGFLLTTVETAAGWVRKASVFPATFGLACCAIEMMTTGAGRYDMARFGMEVFRGSPRQADLMIVAGRVSQKMAPVLRQVYDQMPNPKWVISMGVCASSGGMFNNYAIVQGVDHIVPVDIYLPGCPPRPEMLLDAILKLHEKIQGGKLGVNREEAAREAEEAARKALPTIEMKGLLR